One part of the Corallococcus caeni genome encodes these proteins:
- a CDS encoding type I polyketide synthase: MDDANEAGAATGEQDAPMAVAVVGLALRFPGAEDARQYWRNLVGGVDSITRLDAAGRARLGLPQGDAWITAAGVLEEAEGFDAAFFGYSPSEAEQMDPQHRTLLECAWAAMESAGYAPRGRPMRAAVYAGAGFTTYGGRGSAGELGGALGLSGDFLATRVSYELDLTGPAMTVQSACSTSLVALHLACQSLLAGECDLALAGGVSIRTPQLAAHRNQEGGILAPDGRCRPFDVHAAGTVVGNGVGVLVLKRLADAVADGDSIRALVLGTALNNDGGAKTGFSAPSVQGQTAVIREALSVAGVSPSDVSYVEAHGTATALGDPIEVAALKQAFQGAPEGACGLGAVKSNFGHLDAAAGVAGVIKTVLSMEHRTLPPTLNFTKPHPMLELEGSPFQVVGSARAWEGPLPLRAGVTALGIGGTNAHVVLQEAPVLPDTDAPRRGEEVLLLSAKTQGALERMTTALAERLREHAASGGTVEAASRAEAGATKGLALVDEDSASREPSASGASLADAAHTLQVGRARFPWRRFVVVRHGEDVAALLDGQSPPGEDAASRIRTVFDEGESRGVAFLFPGGGAQRVNMGEAFLREPAFRKAIDTCAEWLRGPLGADLRDVLFAGPERFDAAARELDRPLWSQPALFVCDWALAQLWLSWGVKPEALLGHSLGEYVAACLAGVFTLEEALGLVVARGRLMEAMPLGGMVSVLASVEQVTALVGTAVSVAAINGPETCVLSGPLPELEAAERALTARGIEHKRVRYARAAHSSMMEPYLEGFAREVARVKLRAPSLPVVSSLTGRWLQEREATSPDYWVRHLRHTVRFSDALGCLLESGDRALIEVGPGTTLTALARQHPARKTQPVLATLPTKGDAPGSALSALGEAWAAGVDVDWERIRDGERRRRVDLPTYSFDHEHYSLDDAAPGPVARDAMAARAKAIVPPKPKGRAVRRGERVAPRDATERTLVECFQTLFRLDDVGIHDDFFALGGDSLVALRLLAMISERFGKRLALKEMLTAPTVELLARKLGGKEEARALPPGMALLQQGTRGPPLFFVHAAGGQAVFYRDLARAIDADRTAYAFESRGLEPDGPLHTSVDEMATAYLEGVRALQPTGPYLLVGASFGGAVAYEMARRLTAEGQAVPLCAMLDTPGPGDIAHAQAGGVGIEQGPAFTDPEQQRRYVCVWEANMNALREYPMPRFEGGTLQFFRASTVIEHMPKHVELEWLDSGAVLRVESVPGDHQSMLTGENAEGLGAKLAAFLP; encoded by the coding sequence ATGGACGACGCGAACGAGGCCGGAGCGGCCACCGGGGAGCAGGACGCGCCCATGGCGGTGGCGGTGGTGGGGCTGGCGCTGCGCTTCCCGGGGGCGGAGGACGCGCGCCAGTACTGGCGCAACCTGGTGGGCGGGGTGGACTCCATCACCCGGCTGGACGCGGCGGGGCGGGCCCGGCTGGGGCTGCCGCAGGGCGACGCGTGGATCACCGCGGCGGGGGTGCTGGAGGAGGCGGAGGGCTTCGACGCGGCGTTCTTCGGGTACTCGCCGAGCGAGGCGGAGCAGATGGATCCGCAGCACCGGACGCTCCTGGAGTGCGCGTGGGCGGCGATGGAGTCCGCGGGGTACGCGCCCCGGGGCCGGCCGATGCGGGCGGCGGTGTACGCGGGGGCGGGCTTCACCACGTACGGGGGGCGGGGCTCGGCCGGGGAGCTGGGGGGCGCGCTGGGGCTTTCGGGGGACTTCCTCGCCACGCGCGTGTCGTACGAGCTGGACCTGACGGGCCCGGCGATGACGGTGCAGTCGGCGTGCTCCACGTCGCTGGTGGCGTTGCATCTGGCGTGTCAGTCGCTGCTCGCGGGCGAGTGCGACCTGGCGCTCGCGGGGGGCGTGTCCATCCGCACGCCGCAGCTGGCCGCGCACCGCAACCAGGAGGGCGGCATCCTGGCGCCGGATGGGCGCTGCCGCCCGTTCGACGTGCACGCGGCGGGCACGGTGGTGGGCAACGGCGTGGGCGTGCTGGTGCTCAAGCGGCTGGCGGACGCGGTGGCGGACGGGGACTCCATCCGCGCCCTCGTGCTGGGCACGGCGCTGAACAACGACGGCGGAGCGAAGACGGGGTTCTCCGCGCCTTCGGTGCAGGGGCAGACGGCGGTGATCCGCGAGGCGCTGTCGGTGGCGGGCGTGTCGCCGTCGGACGTGTCCTATGTGGAGGCGCACGGGACGGCGACGGCTTTGGGAGACCCCATCGAGGTCGCGGCGCTCAAGCAGGCGTTCCAGGGGGCTCCGGAGGGGGCGTGTGGGCTGGGGGCGGTGAAGAGCAACTTCGGGCACCTGGACGCGGCGGCGGGCGTGGCGGGGGTCATCAAGACGGTGCTGTCGATGGAGCACCGGACGCTGCCTCCGACGCTGAACTTCACGAAGCCGCATCCGATGCTGGAGCTGGAGGGCAGTCCCTTCCAGGTGGTGGGGAGCGCGCGTGCGTGGGAGGGCCCGCTGCCGCTGCGCGCGGGGGTGACGGCGCTGGGGATTGGCGGCACGAACGCGCACGTGGTGTTGCAGGAGGCGCCCGTCCTTCCGGACACGGATGCGCCCCGGCGCGGGGAAGAGGTGCTGCTGCTGTCCGCGAAGACACAAGGGGCGCTGGAGCGGATGACCACGGCGCTCGCGGAGCGCTTGCGTGAGCACGCGGCTTCCGGGGGGACCGTCGAGGCAGCTTCGCGTGCGGAAGCGGGTGCAACGAAGGGGCTGGCTCTGGTGGATGAGGACTCCGCTTCACGCGAGCCCTCCGCCTCGGGTGCTTCGCTCGCGGACGCCGCGCACACGTTGCAGGTGGGGCGTGCTCGCTTTCCGTGGCGCCGCTTCGTCGTGGTCCGCCACGGTGAGGATGTGGCGGCGCTCCTGGATGGGCAGTCGCCTCCCGGTGAGGACGCGGCCTCGCGGATCCGCACCGTGTTCGACGAGGGCGAGTCTCGCGGCGTGGCCTTCCTGTTCCCGGGTGGCGGTGCGCAGCGGGTGAACATGGGCGAGGCGTTCCTGCGCGAGCCCGCGTTCCGAAAGGCCATCGATACGTGCGCGGAGTGGCTTCGTGGGCCGCTAGGGGCCGACCTCCGTGACGTCCTCTTCGCGGGGCCGGAGCGCTTCGACGCGGCGGCCCGTGAGCTGGACCGGCCGCTGTGGTCGCAGCCCGCGCTGTTCGTCTGCGACTGGGCGCTCGCGCAGCTGTGGCTGTCGTGGGGCGTGAAGCCGGAGGCGCTGCTGGGGCACTCGCTGGGCGAATACGTGGCGGCGTGCCTCGCGGGCGTGTTCACGCTGGAGGAGGCGCTGGGCCTCGTCGTCGCCCGGGGGCGGCTGATGGAGGCGATGCCGCTGGGGGGAATGGTGTCCGTGCTCGCGTCCGTGGAGCAGGTCACGGCGCTCGTGGGGACGGCCGTGTCGGTGGCGGCCATCAACGGTCCGGAGACCTGTGTCCTCTCCGGACCGTTGCCGGAGCTGGAGGCCGCGGAGCGGGCGCTGACGGCGCGGGGCATCGAGCACAAGCGGGTGCGCTACGCGCGCGCCGCGCACTCGTCCATGATGGAGCCGTATCTGGAGGGCTTCGCGCGGGAGGTGGCCCGCGTGAAGCTTCGCGCACCCTCGCTCCCTGTCGTGTCCAGCCTCACCGGCCGGTGGCTCCAGGAGCGCGAGGCGACGTCACCGGACTACTGGGTCCGGCACCTGCGGCACACCGTCCGCTTCTCCGATGCGCTGGGCTGTCTGCTGGAGTCCGGGGACCGGGCGTTGATTGAAGTCGGGCCCGGCACGACGCTCACCGCGCTCGCGCGGCAGCACCCGGCGCGCAAGACGCAGCCCGTGCTGGCCACCCTGCCGACGAAGGGCGATGCGCCCGGGAGTGCCCTGTCCGCGCTGGGGGAGGCCTGGGCCGCGGGCGTGGACGTGGACTGGGAGCGCATCCGGGACGGCGAGCGGCGCAGGCGCGTGGACCTGCCGACCTACAGCTTCGACCACGAGCACTACAGCCTGGACGACGCCGCGCCGGGTCCCGTCGCCCGCGACGCCATGGCGGCCCGGGCGAAGGCGATCGTGCCCCCGAAGCCGAAGGGCCGTGCCGTCCGTCGCGGTGAGCGCGTGGCCCCTCGCGACGCCACGGAGCGGACGCTCGTCGAGTGCTTCCAGACGCTGTTCCGCCTGGACGACGTGGGCATCCATGACGACTTCTTCGCGCTCGGCGGTGACTCGCTGGTCGCGCTCCGGCTGCTCGCGATGATCTCCGAGCGCTTCGGCAAGCGGCTCGCTCTGAAGGAGATGCTTACCGCGCCCACGGTGGAGTTGCTCGCGCGCAAGCTGGGAGGCAAGGAGGAGGCCCGCGCCCTGCCTCCGGGCATGGCGTTGCTCCAGCAGGGCACGCGCGGTCCGCCCCTCTTCTTCGTGCACGCGGCTGGAGGCCAGGCGGTGTTCTACCGGGACTTGGCGCGCGCCATCGACGCGGACCGGACCGCCTATGCCTTCGAGTCCCGGGGCCTGGAGCCTGACGGGCCCCTGCACACGTCCGTCGATGAGATGGCGACGGCCTACCTGGAAGGCGTGCGCGCGTTGCAGCCCACGGGCCCGTACCTGCTGGTGGGCGCGTCGTTCGGCGGCGCGGTGGCCTACGAGATGGCCCGGCGGCTGACGGCGGAGGGCCAGGCGGTGCCGCTGTGCGCGATGCTCGACACGCCGGGACCCGGGGACATCGCCCACGCACAGGCGGGCGGGGTGGGCATCGAGCAGGGGCCCGCCTTCACGGATCCGGAGCAGCAGCGGCGCTACGTGTGCGTCTGGGAGGCGAACATGAACGCCCTGCGCGAATACCCCATGCCCCGCTTCGAGGGCGGCACCCTCCAGTTCTTCCGCGCGTCGACCGTCATCGAGCACATGCCGAAGCATGTCGAGCTCGAATGGCTGGACTCCGGCGCGGTGCTCCGCGTGGAGTCCGTGCCCGGCGACCACCAGTCCATGCTCACGGGGGAGAACGCTGAAGGCCTGGGCGCGAAGCTCGCGGCCTTCCTGCCATGA